In Pseudomonas fluorescens, a genomic segment contains:
- the flgJ gene encoding flagellar assembly peptidoglycan hydrolase FlgJ → MAMDMRKSGLTSTADSGSYSDLNRLNQLKVGADKNSEGNMRKVAQEFESLFLSEMLKSMRSATEALGKDNPLNTPAAKQYQEMYDQQLAVSMSREGGGIGLADVLMRQMQKNKPVDAQAATLQGPAAADAAKKVDVPTEIAAGTKADGPLGRSNGQRPLWAYRVAVPEGASAHAHDMALMNQRRIALPSKLTDRLLAGIVPTAPVAIDAKNAPLRNSAADDSVVNSTARTFAVPSGRMQVYGRAVAQPPLAPAKKAFSSQDEFVATMLPMAKAAAARIGVDPKYLVAQAALETGWGKSVMRAEDGSSSHNLFGIKAGKSWQGGQARAITSEFRDGAMVKETAQFRSYDSYQDSFHDLVTLLQSNDRYKEVVKSADNPEQFVRELQKAGYATDPAYASKISQIAKTMDSYQNYAAAGATTHL, encoded by the coding sequence ATGGCCATGGATATGCGCAAAAGCGGGCTGACCAGCACGGCGGACTCGGGCTCTTACTCCGACCTGAACCGGCTTAACCAGCTCAAGGTCGGTGCTGACAAGAACAGCGAAGGCAACATGCGCAAGGTGGCGCAGGAGTTCGAGTCGTTGTTCTTGAGCGAGATGCTCAAGTCCATGCGCTCGGCCACCGAGGCCCTGGGCAAGGACAACCCGCTGAACACTCCGGCCGCCAAGCAATACCAGGAAATGTACGACCAGCAGTTGGCGGTCTCCATGTCCCGCGAAGGTGGCGGTATCGGCCTGGCCGACGTGCTGATGCGCCAGATGCAGAAGAACAAACCGGTGGACGCCCAGGCGGCCACCTTGCAGGGGCCGGCGGCGGCAGACGCGGCGAAGAAGGTCGATGTGCCGACGGAAATCGCCGCTGGCACCAAGGCCGATGGCCCGCTGGGTCGCTCCAATGGCCAGCGTCCGCTGTGGGCGTACCGCGTGGCGGTGCCCGAGGGCGCCAGCGCCCACGCCCACGATATGGCGCTGATGAACCAGCGTCGTATTGCCCTGCCAAGCAAGCTGACCGACCGCCTGCTCGCTGGCATCGTGCCGACCGCGCCGGTCGCGATCGATGCTAAAAACGCACCGCTGCGTAACAGTGCCGCCGACGACAGCGTGGTCAACAGCACCGCGCGCACGTTTGCCGTACCGAGCGGACGCATGCAGGTCTACGGTCGCGCCGTGGCCCAGCCACCGTTGGCGCCGGCGAAGAAAGCCTTCAGTTCCCAGGATGAATTCGTCGCCACCATGTTGCCGATGGCCAAGGCCGCGGCAGCACGTATCGGCGTCGATCCAAAGTACTTGGTGGCCCAGGCCGCCCTGGAAACCGGCTGGGGCAAATCGGTGATGCGCGCCGAGGACGGCAGCAGCAGCCACAACCTGTTCGGCATCAAGGCCGGCAAGAGTTGGCAGGGCGGCCAGGCCCGCGCGATCACCAGCGAGTTTCGTGATGGGGCGATGGTCAAGGAGACGGCGCAGTTCCGTTCCTACGACTCCTACCAGGACAGCTTCCATGACCTGGTGACGTTGCTGCAAAGCAATGATCGCTATAAAGAAGTTGTGAAATCGGCCGATAACCCCGAACAGTTTGTACGCGAGTTGCAAAAAGCCGGATACGCAACCGACCCGGCCTATGCCAGCAAGATTTCGCAGATCGCCAAAACGATGGACAGTTACCAGAATTACGCTGCCGCGGGCGCGACCACTCATTTATAA
- a CDS encoding flagellar basal body P-ring protein FlgI, whose product MAAALLLCLSAVAQAERLKDIASISGVRSNQLIGYGLVVGLNGTGDQTTQTPFTLQTFNNMLSQFGIKVPAGSGNVQLKNVAAVSISADLPAFSKPGQVVDITVSSIGNSKSLRGGTLLMTPLKGIDGNVYAIAQGNLVVGGFDAEGRDGSKITVNVPSAGRIPGGATVERTVPSGFNQGNSLTLNLNRSDFTTAKRVVDKINDMLGPGVAQAIDGGSIRVTAPLDPSQRVDYLSILENLEVDPGQAVAKVIINSRTGTIVIGQNVKVSPAAVTHGSLTVTITEDPIVSQPGPLSNGQTAVVPRSRVNAQQEAKPMFKFGPGTTLDEIVRAVNQVGAAPGDLMAILEALKQAGALQADLIVI is encoded by the coding sequence ATGGCAGCGGCACTGTTGTTATGCCTGAGCGCAGTCGCCCAGGCCGAGCGCCTGAAAGACATCGCCAGCATTTCCGGCGTGCGTTCCAACCAGTTGATCGGCTACGGCCTGGTGGTGGGGCTCAATGGTACGGGTGACCAGACCACCCAGACCCCATTCACCTTGCAGACCTTCAACAACATGCTCTCGCAGTTCGGCATCAAGGTGCCGGCGGGTTCGGGCAACGTGCAGTTGAAAAACGTCGCGGCGGTGTCGATCAGCGCCGACTTGCCAGCGTTCTCCAAGCCAGGCCAGGTGGTGGACATTACCGTGTCGTCCATTGGTAACTCGAAAAGCCTGCGGGGCGGCACCTTGCTGATGACCCCCCTCAAGGGTATCGACGGCAACGTCTACGCCATCGCCCAGGGCAACCTGGTGGTTGGCGGTTTCGACGCCGAGGGGCGTGATGGTTCGAAGATTACGGTGAACGTGCCATCGGCCGGTCGCATCCCCGGCGGCGCCACGGTTGAGCGCACCGTGCCCAGTGGTTTCAACCAAGGCAACAGCCTGACCTTGAACCTCAACCGCTCCGACTTCACCACCGCCAAGCGCGTGGTCGACAAGATCAACGACATGCTTGGCCCTGGCGTCGCCCAGGCGATCGATGGCGGTTCGATTCGTGTCACTGCGCCGCTCGATCCGAGCCAGCGCGTCGACTACCTGTCGATCCTGGAAAACCTTGAGGTCGACCCCGGCCAGGCCGTGGCCAAGGTCATCATCAACTCGCGTACCGGTACGATTGTGATCGGCCAGAACGTCAAGGTTTCGCCAGCGGCCGTGACCCACGGCAGCCTGACCGTGACCATCACCGAAGACCCGATCGTCAGCCAGCCTGGGCCGCTGTCCAACGGCCAGACCGCCGTGGTGCCGCGCTCCCGTGTCAACGCTCAGCAAGAAGCCAAGCCGATGTTCAAGTTCGGCCCTGGTACGACCCTGGATGAGATTGTCCGCGCGGTGAACCAGGTGGGCGCAGCGCCCGGCGACTTGATGGCGATCCTCGAAGCTTTGAAACAGGCCGGCGCCTTGCAAGCCGACCTGATCGTGATCTGA
- the flgH gene encoding flagellar basal body L-ring protein FlgH → MNRYVSVLALSGIAVLAGCVAPTPKPNDPYYAPVLPRTPLPAAANNGSIYQAGFEQNLYSDRKAFRVGDIITITLNEKTTASKNANSQVGKTSKTGIGLTSLFGAVPNTNNPLGSGDLSLSAGYSGDRATNGKSSAGQGNSLTGSITVTVADVLPNGIIAVRGEKWMTLNTGDELVRIAGMVRADDISTDNTVPSTRIADARITYSGTGSFADASQPGWFDRFFLSPLFPF, encoded by the coding sequence ATGAATCGCTATGTTTCCGTTCTGGCATTGAGTGGGATTGCCGTGCTCGCGGGCTGTGTCGCCCCGACGCCAAAACCCAATGACCCGTACTACGCGCCGGTGTTGCCACGCACGCCGCTGCCGGCTGCGGCCAACAATGGCTCGATCTACCAGGCCGGTTTCGAACAGAACCTGTACAGCGACCGCAAGGCGTTCCGGGTCGGTGACATCATCACCATCACCCTCAACGAGAAGACCACGGCCAGCAAGAATGCCAACTCGCAGGTGGGCAAGACCAGCAAGACCGGCATTGGCCTGACTTCGTTGTTTGGTGCTGTACCGAACACCAATAACCCCCTGGGCAGCGGTGACTTGAGCCTGAGCGCAGGCTACAGCGGTGACCGCGCCACCAACGGCAAGAGTTCGGCGGGGCAGGGCAACAGCCTGACCGGTTCGATCACCGTGACCGTGGCCGATGTATTGCCCAACGGCATCATCGCAGTACGCGGTGAAAAGTGGATGACCCTCAACACCGGCGACGAGCTGGTGCGCATTGCCGGCATGGTCCGCGCCGATGATATTTCCACCGACAACACCGTGCCGTCGACACGGATTGCCGATGCGCGCATTACCTACTCGGGTACGGGTTCGTTTGCTGATGCGAGTCAGCCGGGCTGGTTCGACCGTTTCTTCCTTAGCCCGCTGTTCCCTTTCTAG
- the flgG gene encoding flagellar basal-body rod protein FlgG: MLPALWVAKTGLSAQDTNLTTISNNLANVSTTGFKRDRAEFQDLLYQIKKQPGAQSTQDSELPSGLQLGTGVQIVGTQKNFSAGNLQQTGQPLDMAINGKGFFQILQPDGTTTYTRDGTFHLDANGQVVTANGFALEPAIVVPANAQTFTVGNDGTVSITVAGNPASQVIGNLQTADFINPAGLQAIGNNLFLETASSGAPQIGTPGLNGFGTTLQSTLETSNVSTVEEMVNMITTQRAYEMNSKVISTADQMLSFVTQNL, encoded by the coding sequence ATGCTTCCGGCTCTATGGGTTGCCAAAACAGGCCTGTCCGCCCAGGACACCAACCTGACCACCATTTCCAACAACCTGGCAAACGTGTCGACCACGGGCTTCAAGCGTGATCGCGCCGAGTTCCAGGACCTGCTCTACCAGATCAAGAAGCAGCCTGGCGCCCAGTCGACCCAGGACAGCGAACTGCCGTCGGGCCTGCAACTGGGTACCGGTGTGCAGATCGTCGGCACCCAAAAGAACTTCAGCGCCGGTAACTTGCAGCAAACCGGCCAGCCGCTGGACATGGCGATCAACGGCAAAGGGTTTTTCCAGATCCTGCAGCCGGACGGCACCACCACCTACACCCGAGACGGCACGTTCCACCTGGACGCCAATGGCCAGGTCGTCACCGCCAACGGTTTTGCCCTGGAACCGGCGATTGTCGTGCCCGCCAACGCCCAAACGTTCACCGTCGGTAACGACGGCACCGTGTCCATTACGGTGGCGGGTAACCCGGCGTCGCAAGTGATCGGCAACCTGCAAACCGCCGACTTCATCAACCCGGCCGGCCTGCAAGCCATTGGTAACAACCTGTTCCTGGAAACCGCCTCCAGCGGCGCGCCGCAAATCGGCACCCCTGGCCTGAACGGTTTCGGCACCACGCTGCAAAGCACCCTGGAAACCTCCAACGTCAGCACGGTTGAAGAGATGGTCAACATGATCACCACTCAGCGCGCCTACGAGATGAACTCCAAGGTGATTTCCACCGCTGACCAGATGCTTTCGTTCGTTACGCAGAATCTGTAA
- a CDS encoding flagellar basal body rod protein FlgF, translating into MDKYLYVAMTGASQNALAQKAHANNLANISTNGFQRDLEQARSMPVFGDSFPARAFAMTERPATDFSPGAMIETGRDLDVAVSGDGWMAVQTPDGGEAYVRSASMNVDALGVLRAGNGMPIMGNGGPIAVPPQQKIEVGADGTVSIRAMGEGPRVMAEVDRIKLVQPDLKNMTKGLDGTIHTKDGQPAQADASVKLTSGFLQASNVNAVEEMTAVLALSKQFELHIKMMNSAKEDDQAMTRVLAMS; encoded by the coding sequence GTGGACAAGTACCTTTATGTGGCAATGACCGGCGCCAGCCAGAATGCTCTGGCGCAGAAGGCCCATGCCAACAATCTGGCGAACATTTCCACCAACGGCTTCCAGCGTGACCTGGAGCAGGCCCGTTCGATGCCGGTGTTCGGTGACAGCTTTCCGGCGCGGGCCTTTGCCATGACCGAGCGGCCAGCCACCGACTTCTCGCCGGGCGCCATGATCGAAACCGGTCGTGACCTGGATGTGGCGGTCAGCGGTGACGGCTGGATGGCGGTGCAAACGCCTGACGGTGGCGAAGCCTACGTGCGCAGCGCCAGCATGAATGTGGATGCGCTGGGCGTGCTGCGGGCCGGCAACGGTATGCCGATCATGGGCAACGGTGGCCCGATTGCCGTGCCGCCCCAGCAGAAAATCGAAGTGGGCGCCGACGGCACCGTCAGCATCCGCGCCATGGGCGAAGGCCCACGGGTGATGGCGGAAGTGGACCGCATCAAGCTGGTCCAGCCGGACCTCAAGAACATGACCAAAGGCCTCGACGGCACCATCCACACCAAGGATGGCCAGCCGGCCCAGGCCGATGCGAGCGTCAAGCTGACCTCGGGCTTCCTGCAAGCGAGCAACGTCAACGCGGTGGAAGAAATGACTGCGGTGCTGGCGCTTTCCAAGCAATTCGAGCTGCACATCAAGATGATGAACAGCGCCAAAGAAGACGACCAGGCCATGACCCGCGTTCTGGCGATGAGCTGA
- a CDS encoding sigma-54-dependent transcriptional regulator encodes MRIKVHCQNRIGILRDILNLLVEYGVNVAKGEVGGEHGNAIYLYCPNLVNMQFQALRPQFEAIAGVFGVKRVGLMPSERRHMELNALLGALEFPVLSIDMGGSIVAANRAAAQLLGVRVDEVPGIPLSRYAEDFDLPELVRASKSRINGLRVKVKGDVFLADIAPLQSSEHDDSEAMAGAVLTLHRADRVGERIYNVRKQELRGFDSIFQSSKVMAAVVREARRMAPLDAPLLIEGETGTGKELLARACHLASPRGQSPLMALNCAGLPESMAETELFGYGPGAFEGARAEGKLGLLELTAGGTLFLDGVGEMSARLQVKLLRFLQDGCFRRVGSDEEVYLDVRVICATQVDLSELCARGEFRQDLYHRLNVLSLHIPPLRECLDGLAPLVEHFLDQASRQIGCPLPKLAPAAMERLSHYHWPGNVRQLENVLFQAVSLCDGGTVKAEHIRLPDYGVRQPLGDFSLEGGLEAIVGRFEKAVLESLYAEHPSSRLLGKRLGVSHTTIANKLRDYEILKVDK; translated from the coding sequence ATGCGTATCAAAGTGCATTGCCAGAACCGCATCGGCATCCTGCGGGACATCCTCAACCTGCTGGTGGAGTACGGCGTCAACGTCGCCAAGGGCGAGGTCGGTGGCGAGCACGGCAATGCCATCTACCTGTACTGCCCGAACCTGGTGAACATGCAGTTCCAGGCATTGCGTCCGCAGTTCGAGGCGATTGCCGGGGTGTTTGGCGTAAAGAGGGTAGGGCTGATGCCCAGCGAGCGCCGGCATATGGAGCTCAATGCGCTGCTTGGTGCCCTGGAGTTTCCGGTGTTGTCCATCGACATGGGCGGCTCCATCGTTGCCGCCAACCGTGCCGCGGCGCAGTTGCTTGGCGTGCGGGTGGACGAGGTGCCGGGGATTCCGCTGTCGCGCTATGCCGAGGATTTCGATTTGCCGGAACTGGTGCGCGCCAGCAAGTCGCGGATCAATGGCCTGCGGGTCAAGGTCAAGGGTGACGTGTTCCTGGCGGATATCGCGCCGCTGCAATCCTCCGAGCACGATGACAGCGAAGCGATGGCGGGCGCCGTGTTGACCCTGCATCGCGCCGATCGCGTCGGTGAGCGCATCTACAACGTGCGCAAGCAAGAGTTGCGTGGCTTCGACAGTATCTTCCAAAGCTCCAAGGTCATGGCTGCCGTGGTCCGCGAAGCGCGGCGCATGGCACCGCTGGATGCGCCGCTATTAATAGAAGGCGAAACCGGCACGGGTAAAGAGTTGCTGGCGCGTGCCTGTCACCTGGCCAGCCCACGCGGGCAGTCGCCGTTGATGGCGCTCAACTGCGCCGGCCTGCCTGAATCGATGGCCGAGACCGAGCTGTTTGGCTATGGCCCAGGCGCTTTTGAAGGCGCGCGGGCCGAAGGCAAGCTCGGGCTGCTGGAACTGACAGCGGGCGGTACGCTGTTTCTCGATGGTGTCGGGGAAATGAGCGCGCGCTTGCAGGTGAAATTGCTGCGCTTTTTGCAGGACGGCTGCTTTCGGCGTGTCGGCAGCGATGAAGAGGTGTACCTGGATGTGCGGGTGATCTGCGCCACCCAGGTGGATTTGTCCGAGCTGTGCGCCCGTGGTGAATTCCGCCAGGATCTCTACCATCGCCTCAACGTGCTGTCCCTGCATATCCCACCGTTGCGTGAATGCCTTGATGGCCTGGCGCCGTTGGTGGAGCACTTTCTCGACCAGGCCAGCCGCCAGATCGGCTGCCCGCTGCCCAAGCTGGCGCCCGCCGCGATGGAGCGCCTGAGCCACTACCACTGGCCAGGTAACGTGCGGCAGTTGGAAAACGTGTTGTTCCAGGCGGTGTCGTTGTGCGACGGCGGCACGGTCAAGGCCGAGCATATCCGGCTGCCGGACTATGGCGTGCGTCAGCCGCTTGGCGATTTCTCGCTGGAGGGTGGTTTGGAGGCGATCGTCGGACGCTTCGAGAAGGCAGTGCTGGAAAGCCTGTACGCCGAGCACCCTAGCAGTCGACTGCTGGGTAAGCGCTTGGGCGTGTCTCACACCACCATCGCCAATAAATTGCGCGATTACGAAATCCTCAAGGTCGACAAATAA
- the phhA gene encoding phenylalanine 4-monooxygenase yields the protein MKQTHYVAREPDAQGFIHYPPEEHAVWNTLITRQLKVIEGRACQEYLDGIDKLGLPLDRIPQLSEINQVLADTTGWQVARVPALIPFQTFFELLANKQFPVATFIRTREELDYLQEPDIFHEIFGHCPLLTNPWFAEFTHTYGKLGLAATKEQRVYLARLYWMTIEFGLVDTPEGRRIYGGGILSSPKETVYSLSSEPEHQAFDPLEAMRTPYRIDILQPLYFVLPNLKRLFEVAQEDIMGMVERGMQLGLHAPKFPPKPKAA from the coding sequence ATGAAGCAGACGCACTACGTGGCCCGCGAGCCCGATGCGCAAGGTTTTATCCACTACCCGCCGGAAGAACACGCGGTGTGGAACACTCTGATCACCCGTCAATTGAAAGTGATCGAGGGTCGCGCCTGCCAGGAATACCTGGACGGCATCGACAAGCTCGGCCTGCCCCTGGACCGCATTCCACAGTTGAGCGAAATCAACCAGGTGCTGGCCGACACCACGGGCTGGCAAGTTGCCCGGGTACCGGCGCTGATCCCCTTCCAGACCTTTTTCGAATTGCTCGCCAACAAGCAGTTTCCCGTGGCGACCTTTATTCGCACCCGCGAAGAACTGGACTACCTGCAAGAGCCGGATATTTTCCATGAGATCTTTGGTCACTGCCCGCTGCTGACCAACCCCTGGTTCGCCGAATTCACCCACACCTACGGCAAGCTCGGCCTGGCAGCCACCAAGGAGCAACGGGTGTACCTCGCGCGCCTCTACTGGATGACCATCGAGTTCGGCCTGGTGGATACCCCTGAAGGTCGGCGCATCTACGGTGGTGGCATTCTGTCGTCGCCCAAAGAGACGGTGTACAGCCTGTCGTCCGAGCCTGAGCACCAAGCCTTCGACCCACTGGAGGCAATGCGCACGCCGTATCGTATCGATATCCTGCAACCGCTGTACTTTGTCCTGCCCAACCTCAAGCGCCTGTTCGAAGTCGCGCAGGAAGACATCATGGGCATGGTTGAGCGCGGTATGCAGTTAGGCTTGCACGCCCCGAAATTTCCGCCAAAACCCAAAGCAGCGTGA
- a CDS encoding 4a-hydroxytetrahydrobiopterin dehydratase, with amino-acid sequence MTTLNQAHCEACRADAPQVSDEELPALLKQIPDWNIEVRDGVMQLEKVFLFKNFKFALAFTNAMGEISEAEGHHPGLLTEWGKVTVTWWSHSIKGLHRNDFIMAARTDEVAKNAEGRK; translated from the coding sequence ATGACTACCTTGAACCAAGCCCACTGCGAAGCCTGCCGTGCCGATGCTCCACAAGTCAGCGATGAAGAACTGCCGGCGCTGCTCAAGCAGATTCCCGACTGGAATATCGAAGTACGCGATGGCGTGATGCAACTGGAAAAGGTCTTCCTGTTCAAGAACTTCAAGTTCGCCCTGGCCTTTACCAACGCCATGGGTGAAATCTCCGAAGCCGAAGGCCATCACCCAGGCCTGCTCACCGAATGGGGCAAAGTCACCGTGACCTGGTGGAGCCACTCCATCAAGGGCCTGCACCGCAACGACTTCATCATGGCCGCGCGTACCGACGAAGTGGCCAAGAACGCCGAGGGCCGCAAGTAA
- a CDS encoding amino acid aminotransferase has product MHFDAIGRVPGDPILGLMDLYAQDSNPNKFDLGVGVYKDDQGLTPIPHSVKRAEQRLVDTQTTKTYIGGHGNAAFGTLISELVLGTDSALLREGRAGATQTPGGTGALRLSADFIAHSLPGRGVWLSNPTWPIHETIFAKAGLKVSHYPYVGADNRLDVAAMLATLSTVPEGDVVLLHACCHNPTGFDLSQADWRQVLEIVRERRLLPLIDFAYQGFGDGLEQDAWAVRLMATELPEVLVTSSCSKNFGLYSDRVGALIVCAADAEKLTDVRSQLANIARNLWSTPPDHGAAVVATILGDAELKTLWSGEVEAMRSRIAQLRCGLVEALAPHGLSERFAHIGAQRGMFSYTGLSAEQVKQLREKHSVYMVSSGRANVAGIDATRLTLLAEAIADVSN; this is encoded by the coding sequence ATGCATTTCGATGCCATTGGTCGCGTGCCCGGCGACCCGATTCTCGGGCTGATGGACCTGTACGCCCAAGACTCCAACCCGAACAAGTTCGACCTCGGCGTGGGCGTGTACAAGGACGACCAGGGCCTGACGCCGATTCCCCATTCGGTGAAACGCGCGGAACAGCGCCTGGTCGACACCCAGACCACCAAGACCTATATCGGCGGCCACGGCAATGCGGCCTTTGGCACATTGATCAGTGAGCTGGTACTGGGCACCGACTCGGCGCTGCTGCGCGAAGGCCGTGCCGGCGCCACCCAGACCCCAGGCGGCACCGGCGCCCTGCGCCTGAGCGCCGACTTTATCGCCCACAGCCTGCCCGGCCGTGGCGTATGGCTGAGCAACCCGACCTGGCCGATCCACGAAACCATCTTCGCCAAGGCCGGGCTCAAGGTCAGCCATTACCCTTACGTGGGGGCGGACAACCGGCTGGATGTGGCGGCAATGCTCGCCACCCTGTCCACCGTGCCCGAGGGCGATGTGGTGTTGCTGCACGCCTGCTGCCATAACCCGACCGGCTTCGACCTGTCCCAGGCGGACTGGCGCCAGGTGCTGGAGATCGTGCGCGAGCGCCGGTTGCTGCCGTTGATCGATTTTGCCTACCAGGGCTTCGGCGACGGCCTGGAACAGGACGCCTGGGCGGTACGGCTAATGGCGACCGAGTTGCCAGAGGTGCTGGTCACCAGTTCCTGTTCGAAGAACTTCGGCCTGTACAGTGACCGTGTCGGCGCGTTGATTGTGTGTGCGGCGGATGCCGAGAAGCTGACCGACGTGCGCAGCCAGTTAGCGAACATCGCCCGTAACCTGTGGTCGACCCCACCGGATCATGGGGCGGCGGTGGTCGCGACCATCCTCGGCGATGCCGAGCTGAAGACGCTGTGGAGCGGCGAAGTCGAAGCCATGCGTTCACGCATCGCGCAGTTGCGTTGCGGACTGGTGGAGGCGTTGGCGCCTCACGGTTTGTCGGAGCGGTTCGCGCACATCGGCGCACAACGCGGGATGTTTTCCTACACCGGTTTGAGTGCCGAGCAGGTGAAGCAACTGCGCGAGAAGCACAGCGTGTATATGGTCAGTTCGGGGCGGGCTAACGTGGCGGGTATTGACGCGACACGCCTGACGCTCCTGGCCGAAGCCATTGCCGACGTCTCCAACTGA
- a CDS encoding UDP-2,3-diacylglucosamine diphosphatase, translated as MTSAEFTPPSRKQRVRTLWISDVHLGTRDCQAEHLSQFLKGYHADKVYLVGDIIDGWKLRGGMYWPQAHTNVIRRLLTMAKRGTEVIYVTGNHDEFLRRYSTLILGNIQLVDEAVHVTADGRHLLVIHGDQFDVITRYHRWLAFLGDSAYEFTLTLNRWLNHWRARYGYGYWSLSAYLKHKVKTAVSFISDFEEAIAHEVTKRELHGVVCGHIHHAEIRKVGEVDYLNCGDWVESCTALIEHWDGHIELYRLADAQAKEAQLKAEMITN; from the coding sequence ATGACCAGTGCCGAGTTCACCCCGCCCAGCCGTAAGCAGCGCGTGCGTACCCTGTGGATTTCCGATGTGCACCTGGGCACCCGGGATTGCCAGGCCGAACACCTGTCGCAGTTTCTCAAGGGGTACCATGCCGACAAGGTCTACCTGGTCGGCGATATCATCGACGGCTGGAAGCTGCGTGGCGGCATGTATTGGCCCCAGGCCCACACCAACGTGATCCGCCGCTTGCTGACCATGGCCAAGCGCGGCACCGAGGTGATCTACGTCACCGGCAACCACGATGAGTTCCTGCGTCGCTATTCCACGCTGATCCTGGGCAACATCCAACTGGTGGACGAGGCCGTGCATGTCACCGCCGATGGCCGGCACTTGCTGGTGATCCATGGCGACCAGTTCGATGTGATCACCCGCTATCACCGTTGGCTGGCGTTCCTCGGCGACTCGGCCTACGAGTTCACGCTGACGTTGAACCGTTGGCTCAATCATTGGCGCGCGCGGTATGGCTACGGCTACTGGTCGCTGTCAGCGTACCTGAAGCACAAGGTGAAAACCGCCGTGAGCTTTATCAGCGACTTTGAAGAAGCCATCGCCCATGAAGTGACCAAGCGTGAACTGCACGGCGTGGTGTGCGGGCATATCCATCACGCGGAAATTCGCAAGGTGGGTGAGGTCGATTACCTCAACTGCGGGGATTGGGTGGAGTCGTGCACGGCGTTGATCGAACACTGGGATGGGCATATCGAGTTGTATCGGTTGGCCGATGCGCAGGCCAAAGAGGCACAGCTCAAGGCCGAGATGATCACCAACTGA
- a CDS encoding AraC family transcriptional regulator: protein MQPSLTLRHYLEAPIAHSHDHAQLVFGLSGHLDLEVDGRGSQVHESSVMVLPFSAHHACGSRDGSRCLVLDVPTEHWVLQSLGEHADASRRLLDQPARLTLDTRQHQLVQWLAHSPVSDPLIAQQGAVLLLASLNHPQAPLTPGRRLPYAAFNAHIERHAAHPLQVADLARIADLSVARLHARFMAECGQTPMDYIRSRRLHRALGLLRDTPLPIGEIAARVGYASQSAFAAAMLREFGASPGALRRSVHTRVLR, encoded by the coding sequence ATGCAACCGTCCCTCACGCTCCGCCACTACCTCGAAGCGCCCATTGCCCACAGCCATGACCACGCGCAGCTGGTGTTCGGCCTGTCCGGCCATTTGGACCTGGAAGTCGATGGCCGTGGCAGCCAGGTGCATGAGAGCAGTGTGATGGTGCTGCCCTTCTCTGCGCATCACGCCTGCGGCAGCCGCGATGGCAGCCGCTGCCTGGTGCTCGACGTGCCCACCGAACACTGGGTGCTGCAATCGTTGGGCGAGCATGCCGATGCCAGCCGCCGCCTGCTCGATCAACCGGCCCGCCTGACCCTGGATACCCGGCAACACCAGTTGGTGCAATGGCTGGCGCACAGCCCGGTGAGTGACCCGCTGATCGCCCAGCAAGGCGCGGTGTTGCTACTCGCCAGCCTCAATCATCCGCAGGCGCCCCTCACGCCGGGCCGGCGCCTGCCCTACGCCGCGTTCAATGCCCATATCGAGCGGCACGCCGCCCATCCCCTGCAGGTCGCTGACCTGGCGCGCATCGCCGACCTCTCGGTGGCGCGCCTGCATGCGCGATTCATGGCCGAGTGCGGGCAGACGCCCATGGACTATATCCGCAGCCGTCGCCTGCACAGGGCACTGGGCCTGCTGCGCGACACCCCGCTGCCCATCGGCGAGATCGCCGCACGCGTCGGCTATGCCTCGCAGAGTGCGTTTGCCGCGGCAATGTTGCGTGAGTTCGGCGCCTCCCCCGGCGCCTTGCGGCGTTCGGTGCACACGCGAGTCCTGCGCTAA